Genomic segment of Leptospiraceae bacterium:
ATTTCTTTTGATTCTCAAAATGGATTGCAGCATTTAAATAGGCATATTGTTTCAATTCAGGATATTCCAATAGTTTTGCCAACTCTTCGTATTGAATGGCTACGTTTTCGTAATCCCGTTGTTCTTGGTAGAGCTCTATTTTTTTAATGATGGCTCGTTTTTGAGCTGATTTGTTTTGAAATTCTTTTTGATAATTTTCTAATTTGTTGATAGCTGTTCCAATGTCACTTGCTCCTGCTTGAAAAATGGGACTTTTCAAGAGTTCTTCGAAAGCCAGCAAAGAACGTTTTTCTAAATTTTCAGTATAAACGTGATAAAATACAATCCCAACGAAAACCACAAGAACAAAAGAAAGGATACCTAAAGACAACTTTAGGTTCTTTCGAAAATAGTAGAAAAGCTTTGCAAGGTAAAGTTCTAATTTTGAACCTTGAAAATCAGCAAATGGATCATAGATTTCTTTTTGTATTGTTTGGGATTTTTCCGAGGTTTTTTTCCTTATGAAGCTTTTACCCATTTTAATTCAATTCATCTTTAAGAATGGCACCTAAAGTGTAAGTCTCTTGATCTTCTTTATTGTTGTATTGCTTAACAATTTCTTTTGCTTTTTTTCGTTCATAATCTTTGATAGAAAGAGATATTTTTTCTTTTACTGGGTCAATTTTGAGTAATACTGCTTGGATCTCATCTCCGATTTTGTATTTGTCTTCGATTTTTTCGTTCTTTTTGAGAGGGATTTTGGACTTATGGACTAAACCTTCATATCCGTCACCAATATCCACAAAAATTCCAAAGTCAGAAATACTTGTAATTTTCCCTTTTAAGACTTCACCTTTAGGATACTTTTGTGCTAACTTCTCGAAAGGACTTGGTTCTAATTGTTTGATTCCACAAGATATTTTTCTATTCTCTGGATCAATCGAAAGAATCTTAAACTT
This window contains:
- a CDS encoding tetratricopeptide repeat protein, whose amino-acid sequence is MGKSFIRKKTSEKSQTIQKEIYDPFADFQGSKLELYLAKLFYYFRKNLKLSLGILSFVLVVFVGIVFYHVYTENLEKRSLLAFEELLKSPIFQAGASDIGTAINKLENYQKEFQNKSAQKRAIIKKIELYQEQRDYENVAIQYEELAKLLEYPELKQYAYLNAAIHFENQKKYSRALSNIEEILKYEIPNEYLKAYVLFTQVRLLYHLGKKEDARRISKKVYQLDIQNHPEISKIQSELTLFFLINSEP